A DNA window from Pogona vitticeps strain Pit_001003342236 chromosome 2, PviZW2.1, whole genome shotgun sequence contains the following coding sequences:
- the TUBB gene encoding tubulin beta chain, protein MREIVHIQAGQCGNQIGAKFWEVISDEHGIDPTGTYHGDSDLQLDRISVYYNEATGGKYVPRAILVDLEPGTMDSVRSGPFGQIFRPDNFVFGQSGAGNNWAKGHYTEGAELVDSVLDVVRKEAESCDCLQGFQLTHSLGGGTGSGMGTLLISKIREEYPDRIMNTFSVVPSPKVSDTVVEPYNATLSVHQLVENTDETYCIDNEALYDICFRTLKLTTPTYGDLNHLVSATMSGVTTCLRFPGQLNADLRKLAVNMVPFPRLHFFMPGFAPLTSRGSQQYRALTVPELTQQVFDAKNMMAACDPRHGRYLTVAAVFRGRMSMKEVDEQMLNVQNKNSSYFVEWIPNNVKTAVCDIPPRGLKMAVTFIGNSTAIQELFKRISEQFTAMFRRKAFLHWYTGEGMDEMEFTEAESNMNDLVSEYQQYQDATAEEEEDFGEEAEEEA, encoded by the exons TTCTGGGAAGTGATCAGTGATGAGCATGGAATTGACCCCACTGGAACCTATCATGGGGACAGTGATTTACAGCTGGATCGTATCAGTGTTTACTACAATGAAGCCACTG GTGGCAAGTATGTCCCTCGTGCTATCTTGGTTGATTTGGAGCCGGGAACTATGGACTCCGTGAGGTCTGGACCTTTTGGGCAGATATTCCGACCAGACAATTTTGTATTTG GCCAGAGTGGAGCTGGTAACAACTGGGCCAAAGGTCACTATACAGAAGGCGCTGAGCTTGTGGATTCAGTCCTGGATGTAGTGAGGAAGGAAGCCGAGAGCTGCGATTGCCTGCAGGGTTTCCAGCTGACCCACTCTCTGGGTGGTGGAACCGGTTCAGGGATGGGAACCTTACTCATCAGCAAGATCCGGGAGGAATACCCCGACCGTATCATGAACACCTTCAGTGTGGTGCCATCTCCTAAAGTCTCTGATACCGTGGTTGAGCCATACAATGCCACCCTCTCGGTGCACCAGCTGGTGGAGAACACGGATGAGACCTACTGCATCGACAACGAGGCCCTCTATGACATCTGCTTCCGGACCCTCAAGCTCACAACTCCCACCTACGGCGATTTGAACCACCTGGTCTCGGCTACCATGAGCGGCGTGACCACCTGCCTCCGCTTCCCCGGTCAGTTGAACGCCGACCTCCGCAAGCTGGCGGTCAATATGGTCCCCTTCCCCCGGCTCCACTTCTTCATGCCTGGCTTCGCTCCCTTGACCAGTCGTGGCAGCCAACAGTATCGGGCCCTGACTGTGCCGGAGCTGACGCAGCAAGTTTTCGACGCCAAGAACATGATGGCCGCCTGCGACCCCCGCCATGGCCGCTACCTGACTGTGGCCGCCGTCTTCCGGGGCCGCATGTCCATGAAGGAAGTCGACGAGCAGATGCTGAACGTGCAGAACAAGAACAGCAGCTACTTCGTTGAGTGGATCCCCAACAACGTCAAAACCGCCGTGTGTGACATCCCTCCCCGAGGGCTCAAAATGGCCGTCACCTTCATCGGCAACAGCACAGCCATCCAGGAGCTCTTCAAGCGCATCTCTGAGCAATTCACAGCCATGTTCCGACGCAAGGCCTTCCTCCACTGGTACACAGGTGAGGGCATGGACGAGATGGAGTTCACAGAGGCAGAGAGCAACATGAACGACCTGGTCTCTgaataccagcagtaccaggaCGCCAcggctgaggaagaggaggatttcggtgaagaggctgaagaagaagcttga